A stretch of the Triplophysa dalaica isolate WHDGS20190420 chromosome 19, ASM1584641v1, whole genome shotgun sequence genome encodes the following:
- the LOC130407536 gene encoding uncharacterized protein LOC130407536: MSQSSNEDSALPGTSATGQNVNPDEYDVHEQIQELSRKHAETVAAIAGLNREPSRSYIYVPRERHIQSFSGEFSKDCRNVDEFIEEVERVLLVRNQTPEDQADFVLSLLKGAALEEVRLRRGAQPQGTEDLFTYLRDAFGEKRSLAQLLQSFYTRKQLEGEDLRMYSHSLSQILNSVVKQSPDAIANVNSAIRDQFVEGVKDASLRRELRKFVRDKPQATLIEVRDEAIMWSLEDPKLRVSRAALHHHVTSESAEARCEAIEKSSVTLEEVLKVVAEQGKAIGELTQAIKKLTLHCTNAEVVSRPKAKMQPRFADDGQPICFKCNEVGHIAKNCVRKLNRQSGRILYPPRLREMRTLGRCEPGDARADYWLDSIYL; encoded by the coding sequence ATGTCACAGTCTAGCAATGAAGATTCCGCCTTACCGGGTACTTCTGCTACTGGACAGAATGTAAATCCTGATGAGTATGATGTTCATGAACAAATCCAAGAATTGAGTAGAAAACATGCTGAAACCGTAGCAGCGATAGCGGGCCTAAATCGAGAGCCCAGTAGGTCCTATATCTACGTGCCGAGGGAAAGACACATTCAGTCTTTTAGTGGGGAATTCAGCAAAGACTGTAGAAATGTGGATGAGTTCATTGAAGAGGTAGAAAGAGTGTTGCTTGTTAGAAACCAGACTCCTGAAGATCAAGCAGACTTCGTTCTTTCTTTGTTAAAGGGTGCCGCTTTGGAGGAGGTTAGGTTAAGAAGGGGGGCTCAACCTCAGGGAACAGAGGATCTTTTTACTTACCTCAGAGATGCTTTTGGGGAGAAGCGTAGTCTTGCACAGCTACTGCAGAGTTTCTATACTCGTAAGCAATTAGAAGGTGAAGACCTGCGTATGTACTCTCACTCTTTGTCACAGATCTTGAACTCAGTCGTGAAGCAGTCCCCAGATGCCATTGCAAATGTGAATTCTGCCATTAGAGATCAGTTTGTAGAGGGGGTTAAAGATGCATCTCTTAGAAGGGAACTTCGTAAATTTGTGAGGGATAAGCCCCAAGCAACCTTGATTGAGGTACGAGACGAAGCAATCATGTGGTCTCTCGAAGACCCCAAATTGCGTGTTAGCAGAGCAGCTCTTCATCATCATGTAACCTCTGAGTCTGCAGAAGCCCGCTGTGAGGCTATTGAGAAAAGCTCTGTCACGCTTGAAGAAGTCTTAAAGGTAGTAGCCGAGCAAGGGAAGGCCATAGGTGAACTAACTCAAGCAATTAAGAAATTGACGCTTCATTGTACTAATGCTGAAGTGGTGAGTCGCCCCAAGGCTAAAATGCAGCCCAGATTTGCAGATGATGGCCAGCCCATCTGCTTCAAGTGTAATGAGGTGGGGCACATAGCCAAAAACTGCGTGAGAAAGCTCAACAGACAGTCAGGGAGGATTCTGTATCCTCCACGCCTCAGGGAAATGCGCACCCTCGGTCGCTGTGAGCCAGGCGATGCGAGGGCGGACTATTGGCTCGACTCAATTTATCTCTGA